The following coding sequences lie in one Peribacillus frigoritolerans genomic window:
- a CDS encoding DUF309 domain-containing protein: MNYAEDYLSFLVHFHGTRDYFECHEILEEYWKETAPKERDSHWVGLIQIAVALYHDRRGNKKGAARTLSKALSNLHHKKAELLELGLDPERLFKLLEDTHERMLSQKPYESINLPIADQGLIEICQTMCLQEGYKWGADSDMANSSIVDKHLMRDRSDVISERARQLSLRKTRKEDRP; encoded by the coding sequence TTGAATTACGCGGAAGACTACCTTTCTTTCCTTGTCCATTTCCATGGGACTAGGGATTACTTCGAATGTCATGAAATTCTTGAAGAATATTGGAAAGAAACCGCACCAAAAGAGCGTGACTCTCATTGGGTCGGGCTCATTCAAATTGCGGTTGCCCTGTATCATGATCGCAGGGGAAACAAAAAAGGGGCTGCAAGGACCCTGTCTAAAGCCCTGTCAAATCTCCACCATAAAAAGGCCGAGCTCCTGGAGTTGGGACTCGATCCAGAACGACTGTTCAAATTGCTCGAGGACACCCATGAGCGAATGTTATCTCAAAAGCCATATGAAAGCATTAATCTGCCGATTGCGGATCAAGGCTTGATCGAAATATGCCAGACGATGTGTTTGCAAGAAGGGTACAAATGGGGTGCAGACAGCGACATGGCTAATTCTTCCATAGTCGATAAGCATCTAATGCGTGACCGTTCGGATGTCATTTCTGAAAGGGCTCGGCAACTATCCCTTCGAAAAACAAGAAAGGAGGACCGCCCTTAA
- a CDS encoding GNAT family N-acetyltransferase, protein MLIKYKKSYEKFAMGLLSFMPNEKEIKTLRNTMKNYETDENLQLFLWKDEEITGLIGIEVSPNHIEIQHISVNPSFRKQGIGKTMVRAIKEQYPDKELKANEFTESFLDRCEEF, encoded by the coding sequence ATGTTGATTAAGTATAAGAAAAGTTATGAGAAGTTTGCCATGGGATTATTATCTTTCATGCCAAATGAAAAAGAGATAAAAACGCTTCGGAATACGATGAAGAATTATGAAACGGATGAAAATCTACAGCTGTTCTTATGGAAAGATGAAGAGATTACGGGCTTGATCGGGATAGAAGTCTCTCCAAACCACATTGAGATACAACATATATCTGTAAATCCATCCTTCCGGAAGCAAGGTATCGGTAAAACGATGGTCAGGGCCATCAAGGAGCAATATCCTGACAAAGAATTAAAAGCAAATGAGTTTACCGAAAGCTTTCTTGACAGATGTGAAGAATTCTGA